From the genome of Prevotella herbatica, one region includes:
- a CDS encoding TonB-dependent receptor — protein sequence MKKDLIIIAALLAAGATKAETTDSVKTVNLQDVVVNGVRAQKNAPYAVANISQKKLETFSKSGQELPFLLAQTPGVIGWGENGLGTGTAHLRIRGAADSRINVTLDGVPLNSPEDQTVFWANMNSYATLIRSAQIQRGIGTSTNGDGAFGGTVSLATLAPSYTPSFELTGSYGSYNTYNTGANFSTGLMGKHLIFDGAYHETATDGYIHGTGGRSGSYYGGLTWIGDNFQIRYKNIGNFEKTGQAWNGVTAGDNDMSLMDYGVKTYKDMYEAGLGKYNTLYETLKYDDKGNFAKDANGKYITERYQMNDGSYWDKTTDNYYQNHNILSAVWQPSEHWSHNIAIHYTYGYGYYKEFRPNNKLKKFGLTNFTTSDGETVKKTDFVRKKGLTENTYGAIYNVNYNDGTWNVTGGVNLQQFHGNHFGDLTYIANKEMSEKYLSSGNYKYYDSDAHKYDYSGFFKTDYHFNNYWDAFMDIQLRLVEYKTKGINDKFISNGDGTYSNQKLDINEHYNFVNPKAGITYMNNGHKAYASIAYSNREPERNNFTDNGSYPFPTPERLTDIELGYEYSGNKWHAGINLYYMYYSNQFVQTGAKSDIGENLTTNVKSSYRMGAEITAGWNPLSWLTVEGNAALSRNRIKNFDESASVDWDDSYRTIHYDNSTLAFSPSTILNGFVNLHYRGVQAIWHTNFVSSQYLDNTQNSDRSLPCYSQTDINLNYTFKIAKKVIGMKELIIGANFNNIFDRHYASSGWVYSSIIDSYNHPNENRYYQIGFIPNAGFTAMGYITLKF from the coding sequence ATGAAAAAAGATTTGATTATCATTGCAGCTTTGTTAGCCGCAGGCGCAACAAAGGCAGAAACTACAGATTCCGTAAAGACGGTAAACCTACAAGATGTTGTTGTTAACGGAGTAAGAGCACAGAAAAACGCACCCTATGCCGTAGCTAACATAAGCCAAAAGAAACTGGAAACATTCTCTAAGAGCGGTCAGGAATTACCATTTCTATTGGCTCAAACACCAGGTGTAATAGGTTGGGGAGAAAATGGATTGGGTACAGGAACAGCACACCTTCGCATTCGTGGTGCAGCTGATTCAAGAATAAACGTAACGCTTGACGGAGTTCCTTTGAACTCTCCTGAAGACCAAACGGTATTCTGGGCAAACATGAACAGTTATGCAACGCTTATACGTAGTGCACAGATACAACGTGGTATAGGAACTTCAACAAATGGCGACGGAGCTTTTGGCGGAACAGTATCCTTGGCAACACTAGCGCCATCTTATACTCCAAGCTTTGAGCTAACAGGTTCTTACGGTTCATACAACACATACAACACTGGAGCAAACTTCTCTACAGGACTTATGGGAAAACATCTTATATTTGACGGTGCATACCATGAGACAGCTACAGATGGATACATCCACGGAACAGGCGGACGTTCTGGTTCATATTATGGTGGACTAACATGGATTGGTGACAATTTCCAGATAAGATACAAAAACATTGGTAACTTTGAGAAAACAGGTCAAGCTTGGAACGGAGTCACTGCTGGTGATAACGACATGTCACTTATGGACTACGGAGTGAAGACATATAAAGATATGTATGAAGCTGGTCTTGGCAAATACAATACTCTTTACGAAACTCTTAAATACGATGATAAGGGTAATTTCGCCAAAGATGCTAACGGGAAATATATAACAGAGAGATATCAGATGAATGACGGAAGCTATTGGGATAAAACTACTGATAATTATTATCAAAACCACAACATTCTTTCTGCTGTATGGCAACCTAGTGAACATTGGAGCCATAATATTGCCATCCACTATACTTACGGATATGGATATTATAAAGAGTTCCGCCCAAATAACAAACTTAAAAAATTTGGACTTACAAACTTCACAACTTCAGACGGAGAAACTGTAAAAAAGACCGACTTTGTACGTAAGAAAGGATTAACAGAAAACACATACGGAGCCATATACAACGTAAACTATAACGACGGAACATGGAATGTAACAGGAGGTGTAAACCTTCAGCAATTCCACGGAAATCACTTCGGTGATCTTACCTATATTGCAAACAAAGAGATGAGCGAAAAGTATCTGTCTAGCGGAAACTACAAGTATTATGACTCTGATGCACATAAATATGATTACAGTGGTTTTTTCAAAACAGACTATCACTTCAATAATTACTGGGATGCCTTCATGGATATACAGTTGCGATTAGTTGAATACAAGACAAAAGGTATTAATGACAAGTTTATAAGCAATGGAGACGGAACATATAGCAACCAGAAGCTTGATATTAATGAGCATTATAACTTTGTTAATCCTAAGGCAGGTATCACATATATGAACAATGGACACAAAGCCTATGCTTCTATAGCATATAGCAACCGCGAGCCAGAACGTAACAATTTCACCGACAACGGAAGTTATCCTTTCCCTACCCCTGAACGCCTTACCGACATAGAACTAGGATATGAATATAGTGGCAACAAATGGCATGCTGGGATAAACCTTTATTACATGTACTACAGCAACCAATTTGTTCAGACAGGTGCAAAGAGTGATATAGGCGAGAATCTTACAACAAACGTAAAGAGTTCTTATCGTATGGGAGCTGAAATTACAGCAGGCTGGAATCCACTATCATGGTTGACAGTTGAAGGCAATGCAGCACTAAGCAGAAATAGAATCAAGAATTTTGATGAGTCAGCAAGTGTAGACTGGGATGATTCATACCGTACAATACACTATGACAATTCTACCCTAGCCTTCTCTCCTTCAACGATATTAAACGGATTTGTGAATCTGCACTACCGTGGCGTACAAGCAATATGGCACACAAACTTCGTAAGCAGTCAATATCTTGACAATACACAGAACAGCGATCGTTCACTGCCTTGCTATTCACAAACTGACATAAATCTAAATTATACATTTAAGATAGCAAAGAAAGTGATTGGCATGAAAGAGTTGATTATAGGTGCTAACTTCAATAACATCTTCGACCGACACTATGCTTCAAGTGGATGGGTGTACTCATCAATCATAGACTCATACAATCATCCAAATGAAAATCGCTATTATCAAATAGGATTCATCCCTAATGCTGGATTTACCGCTATGGGATATATAACACTAAAATTCTGA
- a CDS encoding fumarate hydratase has protein sequence MANKVEFKYAPMFQVGKDDTEYRLLTKEGITKSEFEGKQIVKVSKEALTLLSQQAFHDVEFMLRREHNLQVAEILKDPESSENDKYVALQFLRNAETAVKGVLPFCQDTGTAIIHGEKGQQIWTGFEDEEALSRGVYNTFTEDNLRYSQNAPLNMYDEINTKCNLPAQIDIEATEGAEYRFVMVAKGGGSANKTYFYPMTKATIQNEGTLLPFLVEKMKSLGTAACPPYHIAFVVGGTSAEKNLLTVKLASIKYYDNLPTTGDETGRAFRDIDLENKLLDEAHKIGLGAQFGGKALAHDIRVVRLPRHGASCPIGMGVSCSADRNIKAKINADGIWLEKMDTNPSELIPAEFSKPGEGATGIEIDLDKGIDSVRKELAKYPVSTRVNLKGTIIVARDIAHAKLKARLDAGEDMPQYFKDHPILYAGPAKTPEGYACGSMGPTTANRMDPYVDEFQDHGASLVMIAKGNRTQAVTDACQKHGGFYLGTIGGVAAVLSQSSIKSIECVEYPELGMEAIWKIDVENFPAFILVDDKGHDFFKELKPWTACSCSK, from the coding sequence ATGGCAAACAAAGTTGAGTTCAAGTATGCTCCTATGTTCCAAGTGGGCAAGGATGATACTGAATATCGTCTTCTAACAAAAGAGGGTATTACAAAAAGTGAGTTTGAAGGTAAACAGATTGTAAAGGTTTCAAAAGAAGCATTGACACTTCTTTCACAACAGGCATTCCACGATGTAGAGTTTATGCTTAGACGTGAGCACAACCTACAAGTAGCCGAGATTCTGAAAGATCCAGAATCAAGCGAGAATGATAAGTATGTAGCACTCCAGTTCCTTCGTAATGCAGAAACAGCAGTAAAGGGAGTTCTTCCTTTCTGTCAGGATACAGGTACTGCAATCATCCACGGCGAGAAAGGTCAGCAAATCTGGACAGGCTTTGAAGATGAGGAAGCTCTTTCACGCGGTGTCTACAACACTTTTACAGAAGATAACCTACGCTATTCACAGAATGCGCCACTAAACATGTATGATGAGATAAACACAAAATGCAACCTTCCTGCACAGATTGATATCGAAGCAACTGAGGGTGCAGAATATCGTTTCGTCATGGTTGCCAAAGGTGGTGGTTCTGCAAACAAGACATATTTCTACCCTATGACAAAGGCTACAATACAGAACGAGGGTACTCTTCTGCCATTCCTTGTTGAAAAGATGAAGAGTCTTGGAACAGCAGCATGTCCTCCTTATCACATTGCATTCGTTGTTGGCGGAACATCTGCAGAGAAGAATCTTCTTACAGTTAAGTTGGCTTCTATCAAGTATTACGACAATCTTCCTACAACAGGCGACGAAACAGGTCGTGCTTTCAGAGATATTGATCTTGAGAATAAACTTCTTGATGAAGCTCACAAGATTGGTCTTGGCGCACAATTCGGAGGTAAGGCTTTAGCTCACGACATCCGTGTTGTACGTTTGCCTCGTCACGGTGCTAGTTGTCCTATCGGTATGGGTGTTTCTTGCTCTGCTGACCGTAATATAAAGGCAAAAATCAATGCTGACGGTATCTGGTTGGAGAAGATGGATACAAATCCATCAGAACTAATTCCTGCAGAATTTAGTAAGCCAGGAGAAGGCGCAACAGGAATAGAGATTGACCTAGACAAGGGAATAGACTCAGTTCGCAAAGAACTAGCAAAATATCCAGTATCTACACGTGTAAACCTCAAGGGTACTATCATTGTTGCTCGTGACATCGCACATGCAAAGCTTAAAGCCCGTCTTGATGCAGGAGAGGATATGCCACAATATTTCAAGGATCATCCAATTCTATATGCTGGACCAGCTAAGACACCAGAAGGATATGCTTGCGGTTCAATGGGCCCAACTACAGCGAATCGTATGGATCCGTATGTAGATGAATTCCAGGATCACGGTGCTAGTCTTGTCATGATAGCAAAGGGTAACCGCACACAGGCTGTTACAGACGCATGCCAAAAACACGGAGGTTTCTATCTAGGAACTATCGGTGGTGTAGCAGCTGTACTTTCACAGAGTTCAATCAAGAGTATTGAATGTGTTGAATATCCAGAACTTGGAATGGAAGCTATCTGGAAAATTGATGTTGAAAATTTCCCTGCCTTTATTCTTGTAGATGACAAGGGACACGATTTTTTCAAGGAACTTAAGCCTTGGACAGCTTGTAGCTGCAGCAAATAA
- a CDS encoding M16 family metallopeptidase translates to MRLRIILASIVLTMASTAIAKDYHYTTVKGDPMQARIYTLDNGLKVYLSVNTEKPRIQTYIAVRTGSRNDPAETTGLAHYLEHLMFKGTTHFGSSNLQKEAPLLDSIQNRFEIYRKITDAAKRKAYYHQIDSISQVAAKYNIPNEYDKLMASIGSEGSNAYTSNDVTCYVEDIPANEVDNWAKVQGDRFQNMVIRGFHTELEAVYEEYNISLSNDGEKEYDALNAIIFPKHPYGTQTTIGTQEHLKNPSILNIKNYFKRYYVPNNIAICMAGDMNPDEVIATIDKYFGDWKKSDNLSRPEYAPVKNLTAAVDSTVTGLEAENLMLGWKANKASDLQCDTLDVIKSILYNGQAGMFDLNLNQNMKVQYAGAWFENLNDYSEFLLQGGPKEGQKLEDVRALMLEQIEKLKKGEFSDDLIPSVINNMKLSYYTSLQNNKDRANKFVESFINGIDWKNQVDRLDRISKLTKKDIVDFANKFFGNNYACVYKRIGEDKNQKKIDKPQITAIPTNRDKSSQFLRDITSSEVKPIQPKFIDYKKDLTFGKTSKGLPIIMKQNAEDKLFNLQMRYEFGNEADVRYSHAANYLDLLGTDKISAEQVKQQFYKLACNFGINVNGKTITVSLSGLAENMPQAVALAENVLKNAKVDNTAWKNYVAMVLKNREDTKKEQRSNFTAAKAYGMYGTYNSVRNDLTADQLKNTNPANMLALIKKLSNYKHTVLYYGPATEKQLNNLITKEHKTATKLADVPVNKPYMEQQTPKNEILLAPYDAKNIYMTMYHNEGKKFNPAEAPVAAVFNEYFGGGMNTVVFQELREARGLAYSASAYYYNMPIKNHTQYGTTFIISQNDKMMDCIRVFNEIIDTIPQNEANFNLAKQSLQKQLASMRVTKMNIINSYLNAKEKGLDYDINRRIYNALPSVTLKDIVDYEKQNMASKPYRYIILGDEKNLNMNALEKIAPIKRISTKDIFGY, encoded by the coding sequence ATGAGACTTAGAATTATTTTAGCGTCTATAGTTTTGACAATGGCTTCAACAGCCATAGCCAAGGACTATCACTACACCACCGTCAAGGGAGATCCGATGCAAGCACGCATCTACACCTTGGACAACGGTTTGAAGGTCTATCTGAGCGTAAACACAGAAAAGCCACGTATTCAAACTTATATTGCAGTACGTACAGGAAGCCGCAACGATCCTGCAGAAACAACAGGACTAGCTCACTATCTAGAGCACCTTATGTTTAAGGGCACAACACATTTCGGTTCTTCTAATCTTCAAAAAGAAGCACCCCTACTCGATTCTATACAAAACAGATTTGAGATCTATCGAAAGATTACCGATGCAGCAAAGCGCAAGGCATACTATCACCAGATAGACTCTATATCACAAGTTGCTGCAAAATATAATATCCCTAACGAATATGATAAGCTGATGGCTTCTATAGGAAGTGAGGGCAGCAATGCATACACAAGCAACGACGTTACATGCTATGTTGAAGACATACCTGCAAACGAAGTTGACAATTGGGCAAAAGTTCAAGGCGACCGCTTCCAGAACATGGTTATACGTGGTTTTCATACCGAACTTGAAGCTGTATACGAGGAATATAATATATCTCTTTCAAACGACGGAGAAAAAGAATATGACGCACTTAACGCTATTATATTCCCTAAACATCCTTATGGAACACAGACAACAATTGGAACACAGGAGCACCTGAAGAATCCATCAATATTAAATATAAAAAATTACTTCAAACGCTATTATGTGCCTAACAACATAGCAATATGTATGGCTGGCGACATGAACCCTGACGAAGTTATAGCTACTATTGACAAATACTTCGGTGACTGGAAGAAGAGCGACAATCTTTCACGCCCAGAATATGCACCAGTAAAAAATCTAACCGCAGCTGTAGACTCAACGGTTACTGGTCTTGAGGCTGAAAACCTGATGCTTGGCTGGAAAGCTAACAAAGCTAGCGATTTGCAATGCGATACTCTTGACGTTATTAAGTCAATCCTATATAATGGGCAAGCTGGTATGTTCGATCTGAACCTAAACCAAAACATGAAGGTTCAATATGCCGGAGCTTGGTTTGAGAACTTAAACGACTACAGCGAGTTTCTTCTACAAGGAGGACCTAAAGAAGGTCAGAAGTTAGAAGATGTACGCGCATTGATGCTTGAGCAGATTGAAAAACTGAAGAAAGGTGAGTTCAGTGATGACCTCATTCCTTCAGTCATAAACAATATGAAACTCAGCTATTATACCTCTCTACAAAACAACAAGGACCGTGCAAATAAATTCGTTGAATCATTTATCAACGGTATTGACTGGAAGAACCAAGTAGATAGACTTGACAGAATTTCAAAACTTACAAAGAAAGATATTGTTGACTTTGCTAACAAATTCTTTGGCAACAACTACGCATGCGTCTACAAACGCATAGGAGAAGACAAGAATCAGAAGAAGATTGATAAGCCGCAGATTACAGCAATCCCGACAAACAGGGATAAAAGCAGTCAATTCCTACGTGATATAACATCATCAGAGGTTAAGCCTATCCAACCTAAATTTATTGACTATAAGAAAGATCTTACATTCGGAAAGACTAGTAAGGGACTTCCAATTATAATGAAACAGAATGCCGAAGACAAGTTGTTCAATCTGCAAATGAGATACGAATTCGGAAATGAAGCCGACGTAAGATACTCACACGCAGCCAACTATCTTGATTTATTAGGCACTGATAAGATTAGTGCAGAGCAGGTAAAACAACAGTTCTACAAACTTGCATGCAACTTCGGAATCAATGTTAACGGAAAGACTATAACAGTATCATTAAGTGGACTTGCAGAGAATATGCCACAGGCTGTAGCTCTTGCTGAGAATGTATTAAAAAATGCAAAGGTTGACAACACTGCATGGAAAAACTATGTAGCAATGGTACTAAAGAACCGTGAAGATACTAAGAAAGAGCAGAGGAGCAATTTCACTGCTGCTAAAGCTTACGGTATGTATGGAACATATAATAGTGTGAGAAACGACCTCACTGCTGACCAGTTGAAGAATACAAATCCAGCTAACATGTTGGCATTGATAAAGAAACTCAGCAACTACAAACATACAGTATTGTATTATGGTCCTGCAACAGAAAAGCAGTTGAACAACCTTATAACAAAGGAGCATAAGACTGCAACAAAATTAGCTGACGTACCAGTGAACAAGCCATACATGGAGCAACAAACTCCAAAGAATGAAATACTTCTTGCCCCTTATGACGCAAAGAACATCTACATGACGATGTATCACAACGAAGGTAAGAAGTTTAATCCAGCAGAAGCTCCTGTTGCAGCTGTATTCAACGAGTATTTCGGTGGCGGAATGAACACGGTTGTATTCCAGGAACTTCGTGAAGCACGTGGATTAGCATACAGTGCAAGCGCATATTATTACAATATGCCTATAAAGAATCACACACAATATGGAACAACATTCATCATCTCACAAAACGACAAGATGATGGACTGTATACGCGTATTCAACGAGATTATTGATACAATTCCACAAAACGAAGCCAACTTCAACCTAGCTAAGCAAAGTCTGCAAAAGCAACTCGCAAGTATGCGTGTTACAAAGATGAATATCATTAACTCTTATCTAAATGCAAAGGAAAAAGGTTTGGACTATGATATCAACAGGAGAATATATAACGCACTTCCATCGGTAACTCTTAAAGATATCGTTGACTACGAGAAGCAAAATATGGCTAGCAAACCATATCGATATATCATACTAGGTGACGAGAAAAACTTGAATATGAATGCATTAGAAAAGATTGCACCAATAAAGCGTATCTCTACTAAAGATATATTCGGTTATTAG
- a CDS encoding DUF4954 family protein, with the protein MRQLTDEEITILEDRSCWAEDWTNVHVSEDFKPNYMHRVMLYGQINIGAFDKNIEVSRGFLKHSGINNATLRNVTIGDNCLIENIGSFINNYTIGDDCHISNVSSMETTEGATYGEGNLISVLNEVGDGNVILFSDLNSQFAAFMVKHFNDRALKDSIRRLINEEVARNRQDQACIGNNVKIVNTKEITNTVINDDCEINGAARLSDCTILSSPNSNVYIGTGVICENSIISEGSSIINSVKMQDCFVGEACQISNGFTASSSIFFANSYMSNGEACAAFCGPFTASHHKSSLLIGGMFSFYNAGSATNFSNHAYKMGPMHYGVLERGTKTASGAYVLMPANIGTFSVCFGKLMYHPDTRNLPFSYLIAYGDTMYLSPGRNITTVGLYRDIRKWPKRDVRAIGSQKSIVNFDWLSPFSVGEILEGKAILEKLLDASGTNVTAYTYHNYVINADSLNKGIKYYDIALRIYMGAVLKRVVKRFGAIEPPTDNIGLGKWNDLSGLLLPESEEFRLLEDIKSGDIETIQDVIERFKEINDNYREYQWAWTYKMILDYYKLDEITEVDIERIRIDYVKARRAWIAEIKKDAEKEYAMGDVEEHVLDDFINNLDHEIDFEN; encoded by the coding sequence ATGAGACAACTTACAGACGAAGAAATTACTATTCTTGAAGACCGCAGCTGTTGGGCTGAGGACTGGACCAACGTTCACGTGTCTGAAGATTTCAAGCCTAACTACATGCATCGCGTGATGCTGTATGGACAAATAAATATAGGGGCTTTCGACAAGAATATAGAAGTGAGTCGTGGATTTCTGAAACACTCAGGTATAAATAATGCCACATTACGTAATGTCACAATCGGCGATAACTGCCTGATAGAAAATATAGGTAGCTTTATCAACAACTACACTATCGGTGATGACTGCCATATAAGTAATGTCAGTTCAATGGAAACCACTGAAGGCGCTACATACGGAGAAGGTAATCTTATATCTGTTTTAAATGAAGTCGGCGACGGAAACGTAATTCTATTCAGTGATTTAAACAGTCAGTTTGCAGCTTTCATGGTAAAGCATTTTAATGACAGAGCTCTGAAAGATTCCATTCGTCGTCTCATAAATGAGGAAGTTGCTCGCAACCGCCAAGATCAGGCATGTATAGGAAACAATGTAAAAATTGTAAATACAAAAGAAATCACCAACACTGTAATCAATGATGACTGCGAGATAAATGGTGCGGCACGATTAAGCGACTGCACAATCCTTAGTTCTCCTAATTCAAATGTATATATTGGAACTGGAGTAATCTGCGAGAACTCAATCATCAGTGAAGGTTCAAGCATCATTAACAGCGTTAAGATGCAAGACTGTTTTGTAGGTGAAGCATGCCAAATTAGCAATGGTTTCACTGCTTCATCAAGCATTTTCTTCGCCAATTCTTACATGAGCAACGGAGAGGCTTGCGCCGCATTCTGCGGCCCGTTTACAGCCAGTCACCATAAGAGCAGCTTGCTAATCGGTGGAATGTTCTCATTCTATAATGCAGGAAGTGCTACGAACTTCTCAAACCACGCCTACAAAATGGGACCAATGCATTATGGAGTTCTAGAAAGAGGAACAAAGACTGCAAGTGGTGCTTACGTATTGATGCCAGCAAACATAGGTACATTCTCAGTATGTTTCGGCAAACTGATGTACCACCCTGACACACGTAATCTTCCTTTTTCATACCTCATCGCCTACGGTGACACGATGTATCTCTCTCCAGGAAGAAACATCACAACAGTGGGATTGTATCGTGACATCCGCAAATGGCCAAAGAGAGATGTAAGAGCTATCGGAAGTCAAAAAAGTATTGTAAACTTTGATTGGTTGTCTCCATTTTCAGTAGGTGAGATACTAGAAGGCAAGGCTATTCTTGAAAAACTCCTTGACGCTAGTGGAACAAATGTTACAGCTTACACATATCATAATTACGTTATAAACGCAGATTCTCTGAATAAGGGAATAAAATACTACGACATAGCGCTCCGCATTTATATGGGAGCAGTTTTGAAACGAGTTGTAAAGCGTTTTGGAGCAATTGAACCTCCTACCGATAACATTGGATTAGGTAAATGGAACGATCTCAGCGGTCTTCTACTGCCTGAAAGCGAGGAATTCCGCTTGTTAGAGGATATCAAAAGCGGAGACATTGAAACTATACAAGATGTTATAGAAAGATTTAAAGAGATTAACGACAATTATCGTGAGTATCAATGGGCATGGACATATAAGATGATACTTGACTACTACAAGCTCGACGAGATAACAGAAGTTGACATTGAACGTATCCGTATAGACTATGTTAAGGCACGCCGAGCATGGATTGCCGAAATAAAGAAGGACGCAGAGAAAGAGTATGCCATGGGCGACGTAGAGGAACACGTGCTCGATGACTTCATCAACAATCTGGATCACGAAATAGATTTTGAAAACTAA
- the hflX gene encoding GTPase HflX → MKELVISEVKNETAILVGLITSNQDESKTKEYLDELEFLADTAGAVTVKRYTQRVTGPNSVSYVGKGKLEEIKQYIKDCEENEEPIAMVIFDDELSAKQTRNIENELQVKILDRTSLILDIFAMRAQTANAKTQVELAQNRYMLPRLQRLWTHLERQGGGSGSGGGQGSVGLRGPGETQLEMDRRIILQRITLLKERLIEIDKQKTTQRKNRGQMIRVALVGYTNVGKSTIMNMLAKSDVFAENKLFATLDTTVRKVVIENLPFLLADTVGFIRKLPTDLVDSFKSTLDEVREADILLHIVDISHPDFEEQIQVVEKTLKDLDCSEKPSMIIFNKIDNYHWLDKEPDDLTPETKENITLEELKKTWMARLNDNCLFISAKEKENVDEFRTILYKKVRELHVQKYPYNDFLYPKID, encoded by the coding sequence ATGAAAGAATTAGTTATATCCGAAGTCAAGAACGAGACCGCTATCTTAGTTGGTCTTATCACAAGTAATCAAGATGAATCCAAAACTAAGGAGTATCTTGACGAGCTTGAATTTCTTGCAGACACAGCCGGTGCAGTAACGGTTAAAAGGTATACTCAAAGAGTAACCGGACCTAATTCCGTGTCGTATGTCGGTAAGGGAAAACTTGAAGAGATTAAACAATATATTAAAGACTGCGAAGAGAACGAAGAACCTATCGCCATGGTCATTTTTGATGATGAATTGTCTGCTAAGCAAACGAGAAACATTGAAAACGAATTGCAGGTTAAGATCCTTGACCGCACATCGCTGATACTAGATATATTTGCTATGCGTGCGCAGACAGCAAACGCCAAGACTCAGGTTGAATTGGCTCAAAACCGCTATATGCTTCCACGACTGCAACGACTTTGGACTCACCTTGAAAGACAGGGTGGTGGTTCTGGCTCTGGTGGAGGACAAGGTTCGGTAGGACTCCGTGGACCAGGTGAAACCCAGCTTGAAATGGACCGCCGAATAATTCTACAGCGCATAACACTACTAAAAGAGCGTCTGATAGAAATTGACAAGCAGAAGACTACCCAGCGCAAAAACCGCGGACAGATGATACGTGTAGCACTCGTGGGTTATACCAACGTTGGTAAAAGTACGATTATGAACATGTTGGCTAAGAGCGATGTTTTTGCAGAAAACAAACTTTTCGCTACGTTAGACACAACGGTACGCAAGGTTGTTATTGAGAATCTACCGTTTCTTCTTGCCGATACAGTTGGATTCATCCGTAAATTGCCAACCGACCTTGTAGACTCTTTCAAGAGTACGCTTGACGAGGTACGAGAGGCAGACATTCTGCTACATATTGTAGACATCTCTCACCCTGACTTTGAAGAGCAGATACAGGTGGTTGAAAAGACACTTAAGGACCTTGATTGCAGCGAAAAGCCGTCAATGATTATATTTAACAAAATAGATAACTATCATTGGCTTGACAAAGAACCAGACGATCTTACTCCAGAGACCAAAGAGAATATAACTCTTGAGGAGCTAAAGAAAACATGGATGGCACGACTTAACGACAACTGTCTGTTTATAAGTGCTAAGGAGAAGGAAAACGTTGACGAATTCCGTACGATATTATATAAAAAAGTGCGTGAGTTGCATGTGCAAAAGTACCCTTACAATGATTTTCTCTATCCAAAAATAGACTAA
- the nagB gene encoding glucosamine-6-phosphate deaminase codes for MRLIIEKDYEQLAEWAAEHVIKRINDFNPTPQKKFVLGLPTGSSPIGMYKKLIQAYNEKRVSFKNVVTFNMDEYVGLPVEHSESYHSFMHNNLFKHVDCPNENIHILNGNAADLEVECANYEKQIEEAGGIDLFIGGVGVDGHIAFNEPGSSLSSRTRQKTLTQETRIVNSRFFGNDMNKVPAYALTVGVGTVMDAREVMVLVNGHAKARALQAVVEGGVSQMFTISALQMHQHGIIVCDEAATDELKVGTYRYFKDIEGL; via the coding sequence ATGAGATTAATTATAGAAAAAGATTACGAACAGTTGGCGGAATGGGCTGCCGAACATGTCATTAAACGAATTAATGACTTTAACCCAACACCGCAAAAAAAGTTTGTGTTGGGACTTCCTACTGGGTCTTCACCTATCGGTATGTATAAGAAACTTATTCAAGCATATAATGAAAAGAGAGTTTCTTTCAAAAATGTAGTTACGTTCAATATGGATGAATACGTGGGGCTGCCGGTGGAACATTCAGAGAGTTATCATTCTTTTATGCATAACAATTTGTTTAAGCATGTTGATTGTCCGAATGAAAATATTCATATCCTTAACGGTAATGCTGCTGACTTGGAGGTTGAATGTGCCAACTATGAAAAGCAGATAGAAGAAGCTGGGGGGATAGACCTGTTTATAGGTGGAGTAGGCGTTGATGGACACATTGCGTTCAATGAACCAGGCTCTTCTTTGAGTTCACGTACACGACAAAAAACACTGACACAAGAAACACGAATTGTAAACAGTCGCTTCTTCGGCAACGATATGAATAAAGTTCCTGCTTATGCTCTGACAGTGGGAGTTGGTACGGTTATGGATGCACGTGAGGTTATGGTTCTTGTGAATGGTCACGCTAAGGCACGAGCTTTGCAGGCTGTAGTGGAAGGCGGAGTAAGTCAGATGTTTACAATATCTGCATTACAGATGCACCAGCACGGTATCATAGTATGCGATGAAGCTGCAACAGATGAATTGAAAGTAGGAACATATCGTTATTTTAAGGATATAGAAGGATTATGA